The proteins below are encoded in one region of Streptomyces roseirectus:
- a CDS encoding arabinan endo-1,5-alpha-L-arabinosidase, which translates to MSRISRRAGLLALPAAFLLALMPTTASAYPNPGRVTGSTVVHDPTMIRTSGGRYLVYATGGGISYRTSTDRIAFSSGGDAFASKPGWWSSYGATEAWAPDISYRGGKYLLYYAVSTFGSNKSAIGLATSATGLPGSWTDQGTVYTSATSSDYNAIDPNLFVDGDGKWWLSFGSWWTGLKMIQLDPGTGKQLASNTTRYSIASRPTGTKAVEAPFVVKRGSYYYLFASYDTCCAGTSSTYKVKVGRATSVTGPYVDKNGVSMMNNGGTPVLESHGSVVGPGGQSIMNDTDGDLIVYHYYDADDNGTPKLGINLLNWSSGWPVAY; encoded by the coding sequence ATGAGCCGCATCTCCCGTCGGGCCGGCCTGCTGGCCCTGCCCGCCGCGTTTCTGCTCGCACTGATGCCGACCACCGCGTCGGCCTACCCCAACCCCGGGCGGGTGACCGGGAGTACGGTCGTCCACGACCCGACGATGATCCGGACGTCCGGCGGGCGGTACCTGGTGTACGCGACCGGGGGCGGGATCTCGTACCGGACGTCCACCGACCGGATCGCCTTCAGCTCCGGGGGCGACGCCTTCGCGAGCAAGCCGGGCTGGTGGTCGTCGTACGGCGCCACCGAGGCATGGGCGCCGGACATCTCCTACCGGGGCGGCAAGTACCTGCTCTACTACGCCGTTTCGACGTTCGGCTCCAACAAATCGGCGATCGGGCTGGCGACTTCGGCCACCGGACTTCCGGGCTCCTGGACCGACCAGGGCACCGTCTACACGTCCGCCACCTCCAGCGACTACAACGCCATCGACCCCAACCTCTTCGTCGACGGCGACGGCAAGTGGTGGCTGTCGTTCGGGAGTTGGTGGACGGGTCTGAAGATGATCCAGCTCGACCCGGGGACCGGCAAGCAGCTCGCGAGCAACACCACCAGGTACTCGATCGCGTCCCGCCCCACCGGGACCAAGGCCGTCGAGGCGCCGTTCGTCGTCAAGCGGGGGAGCTACTACTACCTCTTCGCGTCCTACGACACCTGCTGCGCCGGGACGAGTTCGACGTACAAGGTCAAGGTCGGCCGGGCCACCAGCGTCACCGGGCCGTACGTCGACAAGAACGGCGTCTCGATGATGAACAACGGCGGGACGCCGGTCCTGGAGTCGCACGGCAGCGTCGTCGGCCCCGGCGGCCAGTCGATCATGAACGACACCGACGGCGACCTGATCGTCTACCACTACTACGACGCCGACGACAACGGCACCCCCAAGCTCGGCATCAACCTCCTGAACTGGAGCTCGGGCTGGCCGGTGGCGTACTGA
- a CDS encoding pyridoxal phosphate-dependent aminotransferase produces MADNVTSLFRSTTAHSPSMAALTREGGEGTGPVDFCIPCNPYFPTPAMFDEMSARFRDIITYYPSGADTITSELCNLLQLPPQAVAMGNGSTELITWIDHLLVRESLAVPVPTFGRWTDQPMETGKRVDMFPLQEANGFVLDLAQYAEFIRARGTRVAVICNPNNPDGGFQHRQALVQFMDSMADLDLIVIDESFLEFSDAEQEPSVVQEAMLRPNVIVLRSLGKNFGLHGIRFGYLVANPSLAGKVRSMLPKWNLNSFAEYVVFMLKDHGPEYAQSLLQVRKDRLEMASQLSALPGLTVYPSQGNFLFVRLPVGAEGTVVRDRLLTEHRVLVRECGNKIGSSSRFLRLVVRPQVDVRRLVSGLEQVLYGTRRGAPVPELAPAVGYSSGTAAVDRLVTNGAGMQGLAAQALAAGAPAPMAAAVGAGLPAPMPSSMPSPSPMTSPLAPAAMAPAMAPAAGGPTPVPPSPMAPAAAMAPAGMGASGMAPPSMAPVGQAGQAGPMGLTGPVGAAGSAGSAGPAGMSAPMGAQVPQQIPMPSNGAGIPMPAPQSAPAPAPAPAPAMSPAPGAPPAMTPPGVPARGGLTAAQVRGTNGLTPAPATGWPNAGSWPNAAGMGQVG; encoded by the coding sequence ATGGCCGACAACGTCACCTCGTTGTTCCGCAGCACGACGGCCCACAGCCCGTCGATGGCCGCGTTGACACGGGAGGGCGGGGAGGGCACCGGCCCGGTCGACTTCTGTATCCCGTGCAACCCGTACTTCCCGACGCCGGCGATGTTCGACGAGATGTCGGCCCGGTTCCGCGACATCATCACGTACTACCCGAGCGGCGCCGACACCATCACCTCCGAGCTGTGCAACCTCCTCCAACTCCCGCCACAGGCCGTGGCGATGGGCAACGGGTCGACCGAACTCATCACCTGGATCGACCACTTGCTGGTCCGTGAGTCGCTGGCGGTGCCGGTGCCGACGTTCGGCCGGTGGACCGACCAGCCCATGGAGACGGGCAAGCGGGTCGACATGTTCCCGCTCCAGGAGGCCAACGGGTTCGTCCTCGACCTCGCCCAGTACGCGGAGTTCATCCGCGCCCGGGGCACCCGGGTCGCCGTGATCTGCAACCCCAACAACCCCGACGGCGGCTTCCAGCACCGGCAGGCGCTGGTGCAGTTCATGGACTCGATGGCCGACCTCGACCTGATCGTCATCGACGAGTCGTTCCTGGAGTTCTCCGACGCCGAGCAGGAGCCCAGCGTCGTGCAGGAGGCGATGCTGCGGCCCAACGTGATCGTGCTGCGCAGCCTCGGCAAGAACTTCGGGCTGCACGGGATCCGGTTCGGGTACCTCGTCGCGAACCCGTCGCTCGCGGGCAAGGTACGCTCGATGTTGCCGAAGTGGAACCTCAACTCCTTCGCGGAGTACGTGGTGTTCATGCTGAAGGACCACGGGCCGGAGTACGCGCAGAGTCTGCTCCAGGTGCGCAAGGACCGGCTGGAGATGGCCAGTCAGCTCTCCGCGCTGCCGGGTCTGACGGTCTATCCGTCGCAGGGGAACTTCCTCTTCGTCCGTCTTCCGGTGGGGGCCGAGGGGACGGTGGTCCGGGACCGGCTGCTCACCGAGCACCGGGTCCTGGTCCGGGAGTGCGGCAACAAGATCGGCTCCTCCAGCCGCTTCCTGCGGCTCGTGGTGCGCCCCCAGGTCGATGTGCGCCGTCTGGTGTCCGGCCTGGAGCAGGTGCTCTACGGGACCCGCAGGGGGGCGCCGGTGCCCGAGCTCGCGCCCGCCGTGGGGTACAGCTCGGGGACGGCCGCCGTCGACCGGCTGGTCACGAACGGCGCCGGCATGCAGGGACTTGCCGCTCAGGCCCTCGCGGCCGGCGCCCCGGCTCCGATGGCGGCGGCCGTCGGAGCCGGACTTCCGGCGCCGATGCCGTCGTCGATGCCCTCGCCTTCGCCGATGACGTCGCCGCTGGCGCCGGCCGCGATGGCGCCCGCGATGGCTCCGGCCGCCGGGGGGCCGACGCCGGTTCCGCCGTCGCCCATGGCGCCGGCCGCGGCGATGGCACCGGCGGGGATGGGGGCTTCGGGGATGGCGCCGCCTTCGATGGCTCCGGTGGGGCAGGCGGGGCAGGCTGGTCCGATGGGGCTCACGGGTCCTGTGGGTGCCGCTGGTTCTGCTGGTTCCGCCGGTCCTGCGGGGATGTCCGCGCCGATGGGGGCGCAGGTGCCGCAGCAGATACCCATGCCGTCCAACGGCGCGGGGATCCCGATGCCGGCGCCCCAGTCGGCGCCCGCTCCCGCGCCCGCTCCGGCCCCGGCCATGTCGCCGGCCCCCGGCGCACCGCCCGCGATGACGCCGCCCGGCGTGCCCGCCCGGGGTGGCCTCACGGCGGCCCAGGTGCGGGGGACGAACGGGTTGACGCCGGCTCCGGCCACGGGGTGGCCCAACGCGGGGAGCTGGCCGAACGCGGCGGGGATGGGGCAGGTGGGGTAA
- a CDS encoding aldose epimerase family protein — translation MELNRRTVIAGAAAAGIAATTLGPAAEASTGTTGTAAGGGRTPTKKLFGTLADGTKVYLWSLANGGTKLKVLSYGGIVHSLETPDRHGRYANVSAGFDNLEDYAAKSPYFGALIGRYGNRIGKGQFTLDGKKYQLSVNDGDNSLHGGAKGFDKHTWNVEPFVKGPDVGLRLYYTSVDGEMGYPGTLRTKVTYTLTKHGDWIIDYEATTDKATVVNLTSHVYWNLAGEGSGTIENHELTIAASRYTPTDAGLIPTGELAKVSGTPFDFRKAKAIGRDIRAGHNQLILAKGFDHNWVLDKGITAKPVHVATLRDPGSGRTLKIATDQPGLQFYSGNFLDGTLTGTGGDTYRQGDALCLETQHFPDSPNQPKFPSTTLRPGQTYRTRTVHSFSAR, via the coding sequence ATGGAACTGAACAGACGCACGGTCATCGCGGGCGCCGCCGCGGCGGGCATCGCCGCGACCACCCTCGGCCCGGCGGCCGAGGCGAGCACGGGTACTACGGGTACTGCGGCCGGGGGCGGCCGGACGCCGACGAAGAAGCTGTTCGGCACGCTGGCCGACGGCACCAAGGTGTACCTGTGGTCGCTGGCGAACGGCGGCACGAAGCTGAAGGTCCTCTCCTACGGCGGGATCGTGCACTCGCTGGAGACCCCGGACCGGCACGGCCGCTACGCGAACGTCTCCGCCGGGTTCGACAACCTTGAGGACTACGCCGCCAAGTCCCCCTACTTCGGCGCGCTGATCGGCCGCTACGGCAACCGCATCGGCAAGGGCCAGTTCACCCTGGACGGCAAGAAGTACCAGCTGTCCGTCAACGACGGCGACAACAGCCTGCACGGCGGCGCCAAGGGCTTCGACAAGCACACCTGGAACGTCGAGCCGTTCGTCAAGGGCCCGGACGTCGGCCTGCGGCTGTACTACACCAGCGTGGACGGCGAGATGGGCTACCCGGGCACGCTGCGCACGAAGGTGACGTACACGCTCACCAAGCACGGCGACTGGATCATCGACTACGAGGCCACCACCGACAAGGCCACCGTCGTCAACCTCACGAGCCACGTGTACTGGAACCTCGCGGGTGAGGGCAGCGGCACGATCGAGAACCACGAGCTGACGATCGCGGCCTCCCGCTACACCCCGACCGACGCCGGCCTCATCCCCACGGGTGAGCTGGCCAAGGTCTCCGGTACCCCCTTCGACTTCCGCAAGGCCAAGGCGATCGGCCGGGACATCCGCGCCGGGCACAACCAGTTGATCCTCGCCAAGGGCTTCGACCACAACTGGGTGCTGGACAAGGGGATCACGGCGAAGCCGGTGCACGTGGCGACGCTGCGCGACCCGGGGTCGGGCCGCACGCTGAAGATCGCCACCGACCAGCCGGGGCTGCAGTTCTACTCCGGCAACTTCCTGGACGGCACCCTGACCGGGACCGGCGGCGACACCTACCGCCAGGGCGACGCGCTCTGCCTGGAGACGCAGCACTTCCCGGACTCGCCGAACCAGCCGAAGTTCCCGTCGACGACGCTGCGGCCGGGGCAGACGTACCGGACGCGGACGGTGCACTCGTTCAGCGCGCGGTGA
- the mmsB gene encoding multiple monosaccharide ABC transporter permease produces the protein MSTDVTDKSPAAAPPGKGGGSGAGGNLLQLVLNGLRRNMRQYGMLIALGLIIVLFQVWTGGDLLLPRNVSNLVLQNSYILILAIGMMLVIIAGHIDLSVGSITAFVGAFAAVLTVQHGVSWPLALVLCLLIGAVAGAVQGFLIAYFGIPSFIVTLAGMLLFRGLTEILLEGQTLGPFPDGLQKMGNGFLPEVGPDTNYHNITLLLGIVLIAFTVLQEVRDRRRQQEFSLDVVPFNLFLLKLVAISASILAVTMLLASYKGAPIILLILGVLVVGYGYLMRNSVFGRHIYAIGGNLPAAKLSGVKDKKVTFLVFLNMGVLAALAGLVVAARLNAASPKAGLSFELEAIASSFIGGASMSGGVGTVLGAIIGGLVLGVLNNGMNLLSVGTDWQQVIKGLALLAAVGFDVWNKRKSGS, from the coding sequence ATGAGCACGGACGTGACCGACAAGAGCCCGGCAGCGGCTCCGCCCGGCAAGGGCGGGGGTTCCGGGGCCGGCGGGAATCTCCTCCAGCTGGTGCTGAACGGCCTGCGCCGCAACATGCGCCAGTACGGCATGCTGATCGCCCTCGGCCTGATCATCGTGCTCTTCCAGGTCTGGACGGGCGGCGACCTGCTGCTGCCGCGCAACGTCTCCAACCTGGTGCTGCAGAACAGCTACATCCTGATCCTGGCCATCGGCATGATGCTGGTCATCATCGCCGGGCACATCGACCTGTCGGTGGGGTCGATCACGGCGTTCGTCGGGGCCTTCGCGGCCGTACTGACCGTGCAGCACGGCGTGTCCTGGCCGCTCGCGCTGGTGCTGTGCCTGCTCATCGGGGCGGTCGCCGGCGCCGTACAGGGCTTCCTCATCGCCTACTTCGGCATACCGTCGTTCATCGTCACCCTCGCCGGGATGCTGCTGTTCCGCGGTCTCACGGAGATCCTGCTGGAGGGCCAGACGCTCGGCCCGTTCCCGGACGGCCTGCAGAAGATGGGCAACGGGTTCCTGCCCGAGGTCGGCCCGGACACCAACTACCACAACATCACGCTGCTGCTGGGCATCGTCCTGATCGCGTTCACGGTCCTCCAGGAGGTCCGGGACCGCAGGCGGCAGCAGGAGTTCTCGCTCGACGTCGTGCCGTTCAACCTGTTCCTGCTGAAGCTGGTCGCGATCTCGGCGTCGATCCTCGCGGTCACGATGCTGCTCGCCAGCTACAAGGGCGCGCCGATCATCCTGCTCATCCTCGGTGTGCTGGTGGTGGGTTACGGCTACCTGATGCGCAACTCGGTGTTCGGCCGCCACATCTACGCGATCGGCGGCAACCTCCCGGCGGCGAAGCTGTCGGGCGTCAAGGACAAGAAGGTCACCTTCCTTGTCTTCCTGAACATGGGCGTGCTCGCGGCCCTGGCGGGTCTGGTGGTCGCCGCCCGTCTGAACGCGGCGTCTCCGAAGGCGGGGCTCAGCTTCGAACTGGAGGCGATCGCCTCCTCGTTCATCGGTGGCGCGTCCATGAGCGGCGGTGTGGGTACCGTCCTCGGCGCGATCATCGGTGGTCTCGTCCTCGGTGTGCTCAACAACGGCATGAACCTCCTGAGCGTCGGCACCGACTGGCAGCAGGTCATCAAGGGCCTCGCCCTGCTGGCGGCCGTCGGGTTCGACGTCTGGAACAAGCGCAAGTCCGGTTCGTAA
- the mmsA gene encoding multiple monosaccharide ABC transporter ATP-binding protein: MAGPVLEMRSIVKTFPGVKALSDVTLTVRQGEVHAICGENGAGKSTLMKVLSGVHPHGSYEGDILFEGEPCEFKDIRASEQRGIVIIHQELALSPYLSLAENIFLGNEHARGGFIDWRETLRHATELLRRVGLTDHPDTRVIDIGVGKQQLVEIAKALSKKVKLLILDEPTAALNDEDSDKLLNLILELKNQGITSIIISHKLNEIRKVADSVTIIRDGRSIETLDVKAAETTEDRIISGMVGRDLDHRFPERSTYDGDMGDAPALEVRGWTVAHPIDQHRKVVDDVSLHVRRGEIVGIAGLMGAGRTELAMNVFGRTYGRYLDGTVLKDGTEIRTKTVSEAVEHGIAYVTEDRKHYGLNLIDTINRNISLTALSKVAKRGIVDEHEEQQVSEGYRKSMNIKAPTVFEPVGKLSGGNQQKVVLSKWIFAGPEVLILDEPTRGIDVGAKYEIYTVIDQLAAQGKAVVFISSELPELLGMCDRIYTMAAGRLTGEFSRAEATQEVLMRQMTKDKEVTR; encoded by the coding sequence ATGGCGGGACCCGTCCTGGAAATGCGCTCGATCGTCAAGACCTTTCCCGGTGTCAAAGCGCTCTCGGACGTCACACTGACGGTCCGTCAGGGCGAGGTCCACGCCATCTGCGGGGAGAACGGCGCCGGCAAGTCCACCTTGATGAAGGTGCTCTCCGGCGTTCATCCGCACGGGAGTTACGAGGGCGACATCCTCTTCGAGGGTGAGCCTTGCGAGTTCAAGGACATCCGGGCGAGCGAGCAGCGCGGCATCGTCATCATCCACCAGGAGCTGGCGCTGTCGCCGTATCTCTCGCTGGCGGAGAACATCTTCCTCGGCAACGAGCATGCCAGGGGCGGGTTCATCGACTGGCGTGAAACCCTGCGGCACGCCACCGAGTTGCTGCGCCGGGTGGGCCTCACGGACCACCCGGACACCCGGGTCATCGACATCGGCGTCGGCAAGCAGCAGCTGGTGGAGATCGCGAAGGCGCTCTCGAAGAAGGTGAAGCTGCTGATCCTCGACGAGCCGACGGCGGCGCTCAACGACGAGGACAGCGACAAACTCCTCAACCTGATCCTGGAGTTGAAGAACCAGGGCATCACCTCGATCATCATCTCCCACAAGCTCAACGAGATCCGCAAGGTCGCGGACTCGGTGACGATCATCCGCGACGGCCGGTCCATCGAGACGCTGGACGTGAAGGCGGCGGAGACCACCGAGGACCGGATCATCAGCGGCATGGTGGGCCGCGACCTCGACCACCGCTTCCCCGAACGCTCCACGTACGACGGGGACATGGGCGACGCGCCCGCGCTGGAGGTCAGGGGCTGGACGGTCGCCCACCCGATCGACCAGCACCGCAAGGTGGTTGACGATGTGTCACTTCACGTGCGGCGCGGGGAGATCGTCGGTATCGCGGGCCTGATGGGGGCCGGCCGTACCGAGCTGGCGATGAACGTCTTCGGCCGCACGTACGGCCGTTACCTGGACGGCACGGTCCTCAAGGACGGCACGGAGATCCGCACGAAGACGGTCTCCGAGGCCGTCGAGCACGGCATCGCGTACGTCACCGAGGACCGCAAGCACTACGGGCTGAACCTCATCGACACCATCAACCGCAACATCTCGCTGACCGCGCTGAGCAAGGTCGCGAAGCGGGGCATCGTCGACGAGCACGAGGAGCAGCAGGTCTCCGAGGGCTACCGCAAGTCGATGAACATCAAGGCGCCGACGGTGTTCGAGCCGGTGGGCAAGCTGTCCGGCGGCAACCAGCAGAAGGTCGTCCTCAGCAAGTGGATCTTCGCGGGTCCCGAGGTGCTGATCCTGGACGAGCCCACGCGCGGGATCGACGTGGGCGCCAAGTACGAGATCTACACGGTCATCGACCAGTTGGCCGCCCAGGGCAAGGCGGTCGTCTTCATCTCCTCCGAGCTGCCCGAACTGCTCGGCATGTGCGACCGCATCTACACCATGGCCGCCGGGCGGCTCACGGGTGAGTTCTCGCGGGCCGAGGCCACGCAGGAAGTGCTGATGCGTCAGATGACGAAGGACAAAGAGGTAACGCGATGA
- the chvE gene encoding multiple monosaccharide ABC transporter substrate-binding protein, whose amino-acid sequence MRNRRVVLSAIAGAASLALTLSACGQSGEGGSEEKSGDTKGALVGISMPTKSSERWITDGANVEKDLKAKGYKTKLVFGEDKPDQQVSQIETLIAQGVKALIVAAIDNKSLDNVLQQAADAKIPVIAYDRLILGTNNVDYYASFDNEKVGQLQGQYLVDKLGLASGKGPFNIELFAGSNDDNNTRYFFNGAMSVLKPYIDSKKLVVKSGQTELTKVTTLRWDGATAQRRMEDILTSTYTSGRVDAVLSPYDGISIGIIAALRSDGYGTAAKPLPVITGQDAEIASVKSIIAGQQSMSVFKDLRKLAQSATDMVDASLNGKKPEINDTKSYDNGKKVVPAFLLKPVSIDKTNYEKELVQSGYYTADQLK is encoded by the coding sequence ATGCGCAACCGCAGAGTCGTACTCTCCGCCATAGCCGGTGCCGCCTCCCTCGCCCTGACCCTGTCCGCCTGCGGCCAGAGTGGTGAGGGCGGCAGCGAGGAGAAGTCGGGCGACACCAAGGGTGCCCTGGTCGGCATCTCGATGCCGACCAAGTCGTCCGAGCGGTGGATCACCGACGGCGCGAACGTCGAGAAGGACCTCAAGGCCAAGGGCTACAAGACGAAGCTGGTCTTCGGCGAGGACAAGCCGGACCAGCAGGTCTCGCAGATCGAGACCCTGATCGCGCAGGGCGTGAAGGCGCTGATCGTCGCGGCGATCGACAACAAGTCGCTGGACAACGTGCTCCAGCAGGCCGCCGACGCGAAGATCCCGGTCATCGCCTACGACCGGCTGATCCTCGGCACCAACAACGTCGACTACTACGCGTCGTTCGACAACGAGAAGGTCGGCCAGCTGCAAGGCCAGTACCTGGTCGACAAGTTGGGGCTCGCGAGCGGCAAGGGCCCGTTCAACATCGAGCTGTTCGCCGGTTCGAACGACGACAACAACACCCGGTACTTCTTCAACGGCGCGATGAGCGTGCTCAAGCCGTACATCGACTCGAAGAAGCTGGTGGTCAAGTCCGGCCAGACCGAGCTGACCAAGGTCACCACGCTGCGCTGGGACGGCGCCACCGCCCAGCGTCGCATGGAGGACATCCTCACCTCGACGTACACCTCGGGCCGGGTCGACGCGGTGCTCTCGCCGTACGACGGCATCTCGATCGGCATCATCGCGGCGCTGCGCTCCGACGGTTACGGCACGGCCGCGAAGCCGCTGCCGGTCATCACCGGCCAGGACGCCGAGATCGCGTCGGTGAAGTCGATCATCGCGGGCCAGCAGTCGATGTCGGTCTTCAAGGACCTGCGCAAGCTCGCGCAGTCCGCGACCGACATGGTCGACGCGTCGCTGAACGGCAAGAAGCCGGAGATCAACGACACCAAGTCCTACGACAACGGCAAGAAGGTCGTTCCCGCCTTCCTGCTGAAGCCGGTCAGCATCGACAAGACCAACTACGAGAAGGAACTCGTGCAGAGCGGCTACTACACGGCGGACCAGCTCAAGTAA